The Catenulispora sp. EB89 sequence CGCCGGCGTGGACGTGCTGACCTTCGGCGGCACCAAGAACGGCCTGATGCTGGGGGAGTGCGTGGTCGTGCTCAACCCCGACGCCGCGCACGGCGTGATGTACCTGCGCAAGATGTCGATGCAGCTGGCCTCGAAGATGCGCTTCCTGTCCGCGCAGTTCGAGGCGCTGCTGTCCGGCGACCTGTGGCTGCGCAACGCCTCGCACGCCAACGCGATGGCGCAGCGGCTCGCGGCGGCGGTGCGCGAGGTGCCGGGCGTGACGATCACGCAGCAGGTGCAGGCGAACGCGGTGTTCGCGGAGCTGCCGCGGGACGTCACCGAGCGCCTGCAGAAGCGTTTCCGCTTCTACACCTGGAACGAGCACACCGGCGAGGTTCGGTGGATGTGCTCGTTCGACACCACGGAGGCGGACATCGACGCGTTCGCCGCCGCGGTGCGCGAGGAGATGAGCCACGCCGGGGCCTGACGGGCCCGCGGCGCGGCGCCGGTCCTGTCCGGTCCTGATTCGGGGGTCAGGACCGGGCGGCTTCGGCGCGCCGTTCTGCATTTCGGTTCGGAGTTCAGTGTTCGTACAGGGGCCTCACCCGCGAATCCCTGCGGCTTCAGGGTTCTAAGGCCGCCCCGCAGGGTCCTGATAAACCCGCTCCAGTGCCGAATGCGCACCCCCGAGCGCCGGCGCCGAGAACCCGAGCCGCGACACCTCGACCTGGCACCCGCCGGCGTCCGGCGCCATCACCCGCTCGCGCACCACCGAGCGCACCCGCTCCAGCATCAGCTCCCCGACATGCGTGAAGTACCCCCCGAGCACCACCGCGCCCGGGTTCAGCACGTCGGCCAGCAACCCGATGCCCAGTCCCAGATCGGCCGCCACCCGGTCGAACGCCGCCACCGTCCGCTCGTCCCCGGCCAGCGCGCGCTCCCGCAGCTCGGCCAGCCGCTGCTCGACGTCCACGGTCGGGTCGTGCACCGGATCGCCGGGCGCGGCGGCCAGCCGTAGCAGGGCACTGAGACCGACCATCGTCTCCCAGCACCCGCGCCGCCCGCACGCGCACTCCCGCCGCTCCGGGTCCAGCGGCATGTGCCCGATCTCGCCGGCGAACCCGGCGGCGCCGCGCAGCAGCCGGCCGTCGCTGACGATGCCGCCGCCGATGCCGGTCTCGCCGGTGATGTAGAGCAGGTCGTGCAGGTCGGCGTCCTTGATCGCCAGGTACTCCGCGACCGCGCCGAGCTTCGCGTCGTTCTCCAGCCGCAGCTCCGGCGTGCCGGGGCCGAGGCGCGCGCCGAGCTCGGCGAGGACCTCGACGTCCCGCCATCCCAGGTTGGCCGCGTAGTCCACGCGCCCCGCCGCGATGTCGACGACGCCGGGCACCGCCAGCGTGATCCCGGCCGGTCGGACACCGGTGCCCGCGATCTCCGTCAGGCAGCGCGTGATCAGCCCGGCGAGCAGGTCGAGCACCGATCCGACGCCGGCCGCCGCGACGCCGACCGGCAGCCGCTGTTCGAACACTGTCTCGCCGCGCAGCGTCATCGCCAGGACGCCCACGTAGTCGGCGCTGATCTCCGCTCCGACGCCGCACACGTCGCGGCCGTCCAGATGCACCGACAGCCCCGGCCGCCCGATCGACCCGTCGCGCTCGACCGTCCCCTCCGAGGCCAGCCCGAGTGCCACGAGCTCCCCGACCAGACCGGTGATGGTCGGCTTCGGCAGGCCGGTGTCGGCGGCGATGCGGACGCGCGAACGGGGTCCGGCGTCCCTCAGCAACCGCAGGACCACGCCGAGGTTGTCCCGGCGGATCGACGCGCGGTCGCTCGGCCGCAGATCCGACTTCATCCTCCACCCCTTTCGCTGGCGCCCATCGTGGCATGCGGCGCCGCCCGGGTATTGACGGCTGCCGCAATAGTTTGGATCCTACTTTAACTAACTACAGACCGGGAGGGCCCACCTGTGAGAACGAGACCGGCGATCCGGACCAGAACGTCCGTCGCCCTCGGAGCCGTCGCCCTGGCGGCGGTCGGCCTGGCCGCCCCAGCCTCCGCGGCACCCACAGCCGGAGCCGTGCACGCTTCGGCCGCAGGCGTGGTGACGCTGGGCGGCAAGTGCCTGGACGACGCGAACCAGGGCACTGCGAACGGCAACGCCGTCCAGCTCTATGACTGCAACGGATCCTCGGCGCAGAACTGGACCTGGAGCGCCGACGGCACCGTGACGGACTACGGCAAGTGCCTGGACATCACCGGCGGCTCCGATGCGAACGGTGCTCTGCTCCAGCTCTACGCGTGCACCGCGAGCGCCGCGCAGCAGAAGTTCACGTGGCTCCCCGACGGCACCGTCTACAGCAGCAAGTCCGGCAAATGCCTGGCGGTGCAAGGCGGATCCGCCGCCGACGCCGCCCGCATCGGCCTGGCGCCGTGCGACCCCTCGCAGCCGCTCGAAGTCTGGAACGCCACGACGGCCCCGCCGCCGAAGTACACCCTGTCCGCCGGCACGCCGGTCTCCTACGCCAACCCCGACGACACCCCGGCGTCGGTCTACACCGACGCGAACGGCCAGTTCTATTATCAGCAGTCACATTCCCTTTACGGGGCGACCGACAG is a genomic window containing:
- a CDS encoding ROK family protein — translated: MKSDLRPSDRASIRRDNLGVVLRLLRDAGPRSRVRIAADTGLPKPTITGLVGELVALGLASEGTVERDGSIGRPGLSVHLDGRDVCGVGAEISADYVGVLAMTLRGETVFEQRLPVGVAAAGVGSVLDLLAGLITRCLTEIAGTGVRPAGITLAVPGVVDIAAGRVDYAANLGWRDVEVLAELGARLGPGTPELRLENDAKLGAVAEYLAIKDADLHDLLYITGETGIGGGIVSDGRLLRGAAGFAGEIGHMPLDPERRECACGRRGCWETMVGLSALLRLAAAPGDPVHDPTVDVEQRLAELRERALAGDERTVAAFDRVAADLGLGIGLLADVLNPGAVVLGGYFTHVGELMLERVRSVVRERVMAPDAGGCQVEVSRLGFSAPALGGAHSALERVYQDPAGRP